In Malassezia vespertilionis chromosome 7, complete sequence, the following proteins share a genomic window:
- a CDS encoding uncharacterized protein (EggNog:ENOG503P2Q6; COG:H) — MVSKALVSKLAGFSSCEVADALIKLKLPHGGYLPGIDMYSPQFMSGQTSICGPAFTVQMVDQRDTNAPKPPTHFVDAAEPESVMLISTPPTTRSAIWGGLMTARAQSLGVRGVVLDGRCRDLGEHRASAFPVFARGHSILGQSPFTRPSQLQIPLEIADPSVPMGADGKSAFPPVTVYPGDLLLADVDGVVSVPQDLVEQVVEHATHGRAVDGLCMQDLRAGHAIQATFAERRGKAKH, encoded by the exons ATGGTGAGTAAAGCGCTCGTTTCGAAACTTGCGGGCTTCTCGTCGTGCGAGGTGGCCGATGCCCTGATCAAGCTCAAGCTGCCGCACGGCGGCTATCTTCCCGGCATCGACATGTACTCGCCGCAGTTCATGAGCGGCCAGACCTCGATTTGCGGCCCCGCTTTCACCGTCCAG ATGGTCGACCAGCGCGATACGAATGCACCGAAACCACCCACGCACTTTGTAGACGCAGCCGAGCCCGAGTCTGTCATGCTGAtcagcacgccgccgacgacgcgctctGCCATCTGGGGCGGGCTCatgacggcgcgcgcgcagagtCTCGGCGTCCGCGGCGTCGTCCTCGACGGCCGCTGCCGCGATCTGGGCGAGCACCGTGCGAGTGCGTTTCccgtctttgcgcgcggccaCTCTATTCTCGGCCAGTCGCCCTTCACACGCCCATCGCAGCTCCAGATCCCCCTCGAGATCGCTGATCCGAGCGTGCCGATGGGCGCCGATGGCAAGTCCGCCTTCCCTCCCGTTACTGTGTACCCCGGCGATCTCCTGCTCGCCGATGTGGACGGTGTAGTGAGCGTGCCGCAGGACTTGGTCGAACAGGTGGTCGAGCACGCCACGCATGGGCGCGCAGTCGACGGTTTGTGCATGCAAGATCTGCGCGCAGGCCACGCCATTCAGGCGACGTTTGCAGAGCGTCGTGGAAAAGCTAAACACTAG
- a CDS encoding uncharacterized protein (EggNog:ENOG503NTVK; TransMembrane:1 (o1197-1216i); COG:I), which produces MPPVTSDLGETIQEGFTGNLSLHQEAQLKGFYRRMFELAEQNVERSEQLDKAGGPKAAQTGTELESNTVSKNAPKDKDGAKKAAELQAVENAVAKYGGPYLRNAFWNAVQVDSPDMTILRFMRARNFDIDRAFGMAISCNQFRLDMNIDEIMFKGELGLKDVPGFLNQFRRGISYIEGNTDNNELPIYFIHVARHFTNAQKPETLQQFVLMAMEYCRYLYTPPTEKVVIVFDMAGFGLKNMDWNCVLFILKCLEAYYPECLQRIYIHGAPWIFKGIWSMLQPLLDPVVAAKIKFSTKADELEEYIPKSRFSKSMGGTLDWDWNYVEPVEGENDLLKETEICNQIKEELDVLVRKFEDTTREWVNTEGHSDELDYRRLVLTKQMRLKNFQLRPFTRATNIYQRVNVLRNDGTVTWTYPQLNGPTQSQTINERHNVPALIAWLRAHHEDTLENSVGGRFSPCMLIPNSYSHVEGVEAIKKAKKAPKPKERPSKKEADVPGAAAGAAGGAAAAGAAGAAVASQRKPKGDRSKPRRTQKADAGDGDGAGVDKPVKRPARVKRKPAPPVGQPIASESEKPVETRNVASEPALSETTPIAPAAGAGLTGGALAGGVAAMGLSSKRPSSVTSDASFASAEEFGHASQARQSPAAPPLDMDDDDDEVDEIEEERVAHTNPTHRSIVQEYDLDDDEMSVLSEDDDNEDALTPETVVVPSYAMGKVTYAQCQQSEAALREDLEVAHDAMELFLDSRMREAEKLASDGADHRLYRSVGTSLINCVKSLMTFEPNDMQVSMKCCKHTVMIADVLRKKPSRLYKFLPLTRSTPRLSSMTLLEQHAELVYAEATLIRAIMGIIYSGNTIGVVREAMSLRTAYGIMRDLLQQLEEADGLVEEANILGHGAARTMDQDLRSGIYLGNALCSLILSLLPKRLTSVMGTLGYAGDRRKALELFERAGGWSKSKNLPAISAEQEGVRRPLCDMAILLYHLVIADHVPMTDVDLPFADKVLSWNLKRFPNGIFFLYFSARLYMSQALPEKAIDCYRNAIETQREFKQLHHLCFWSLSLTYLSISDYDRAYECYDVLSRESNWSKAVYQYAKAAILYETSEDNRAQGSVIMATVPRLVKKVAGRNIPHEQFVQAKALKFGRLGHCGLPVMEFAYIWHCFEQTPVFLLMSNQLSRIDEVIDELEAIESPCSFGTGEADFYSLYCLAFFLRGVALRYVAYPELHTMVRLPVGDHINVAEAVEDAIHSFQRVFEHANRLDSVDRYLVYFAHYELGCLYAAQGDEAQARRELELVLSRKPLTTQDAGPLRTGKANYLLSGICQLRCHAALETIRIRRDRQLTRSVTRSRTVRSQPNARRQSLSKHASISSSAGPDHTHIPSDIGHRARQSRLVV; this is translated from the coding sequence ATGCCGCCTGTAACGAGCGATCTGGGTGAGACAATCCAGGAGGGATTCACAGGCAATCTGTCCCTCCATcaggaggcgcagctgAAGGGGTTCTACCGACGCATGTTCGAGCTTGCGGAGCAGAACGTGGAGCGCtccgagcagctcgacaaggCGGGTGGTCCAAAAGCCGCACAAACGGGCACTGAGCTCGAGAGCAACACGGTCTCGAAGAATGCTCCGAAAGACAAGGACGGTGCGAAGAAGGCGGCCGAGCTGCAGGCCGTGGAAAATGCGGTTGCAAAATACGGTGGCCCCTAcctgcgcaatgcattcTGGAACGCCGTGCAGGTGGACAGTCCCGACATGACCATCTTGCGTTtcatgcgcgcgcgcaattttGACATTGACCGTGCGTTTGGAATGGCGATTTCGTGCAATCAATTCCGCCTGGACATGAACATTGACGAGATCATGTTTAAGGGCGAGCTGGGCCTCAAGGATGTGCCTGGCTTTTTGAACCAGTTCCGTCGCGGTATCTCCTACATTGAGGGCAACACGGACAACAATGAACTACCCATCTACTTTATTCACGTTGCGCGCCACTTTACAAATGCACAGAAACcagagacgctgcagcagttTGTCCTCATGGCCATGGAATACTGTCGTTATCTCTACACGCCGCCCACCGAGAAGGTCGTGATTGTGTTTGATATGGCGGGTTTTGGGCTGAAGAACATGGACTGGAACTGTGTACTGTTTATCCTCAAGTGTCTCGAGGCGTACTACCCCGAGTGCCTCCAGCGCATTTACATCCACGGTGCCCCGTGGATTTTCAAGGGTATCTGGAGCATGCTCCAGCCTCTTTTGGACCCTGTCGTCGCCGCGAAGATCAAGTTTAGCACCAAGGCGGACGAGCTGGAAGAGTATATCCCCAAGTCACGCTTTTCCAAGAGCATGGGCGGAACACTCGACTGGGACTGGAACTATGTCGAGCCTGTTGAGGGTGAGAATGATCTGCTGAAAGAAACCGAGATCTGCAACCAGATCAAGGAGGAGCTCGACGTGCTGGTACGAAAGTTTGAGGATACGACCAGGGAATGGGTAAACACGGAAGGACACAGTGACGAACTGGACTATCGCCGCCTGGTGTTGACCAAGCAGATGCGCCTCAAGAATTTTCAGTTGCGCCCTTTTACGCGTGCGACGAATATATACCAGCGTGTGAATGTGCTTCGTAATGACGGCACCGTTACCTGGACATACCCGCAGCTGAATGGACCTACACAGTCGCAAACCATTAATGAGCGCCACAATGTGCCTGCGCTCATTGCATggctgcgtgcgcaccaTGAAGACACGCTTGAGAACTCTGTCGGCGGTCGATTCAGCCCCTGTATGCTCATTCCTAACTCCTACAGCCACGTCGAGGGCGTCGAAGCGATCAAGAAAGCCAAGAAGGCCCCCAAGCCCAAGGAGAGGCCCTCCAAAAAGGAGGCCGACGtgccgggcgcggcggctggcgctgcgggcggcgctgctgctgcaggcgctgcaggcgctgcagttGCCTCGCAGCGCAAGCCCAAAGGAGACCGCAGCAAGCCCCGCCGCACGCAAAAGGCGGATgctggcgacggcgacggcgccggcgTCGACAAGCCAGTAAagcgtccagcgcgcgtgAAGCGCAaacctgcgccgcctgtgGGCCAGCCCATCGCGAGCGAGAGCGAGAAACCAGTGGAAACGCGCAATGTGGCCTCAGAGCCAGCGCTGTCGGAGACGACTCCCATTGCGCCTGCTGCCGGCGCCGGACTTACAGGTGGCGCATTGGCCGGCGGCGTTGCTGCCATGGGCCTTTCAAGCAAGCGTCCCTCGAGCGTCACGTCAGACGCCTCGTTTGCCTCTGCGGAAGAGTTTGGCCACGCAAgccaagctcggcaatCGCCCGCAGCTCCGCCCCTCGAcatggacgacgatgacgacgaggtAGACGAGATTGAGGAAGAGCGTGTTGCGCACACCAATCCCACGCACCGCAGTATTGTCCAAGAGTAcgacttggacgacgatgaAATGTCGGTGCTGAGCGAAGACGATGACAATGAGGATGCTCTCACGCCCGAGACGGTTGTTGTGCCTAGCTACGCGATGGGCAAAGTTACCTATGCACAGTGCCAGCAAAGCGAAGCCGCGCTCCGCGAAGATTTGGAAGTTGCCCACGATGCCATGGAGCTCTTTTTGGactcgcgcatgcgcgaggccgagAAACTTGCTTCGGACGGCGCCGACCATCGCCTGtaccgcagcgtcggcacTTCGCTCATCAACTGCGTCAAGTCGCTCATGACCTTTGAGCCGAACGACATGCAAGTCTCGATGAAATGCTGCAAGCACACTGTGATGATTGCCGATGTGCTACGCAAGAAACCGAGCCGCCTGTACAAGTTCCTGCCGCTCACtcgcagcacgccgcgcctttCGTCCATGACGCTGTTGGAACAGCATGCAGAGCTTGTGTACGCCGAGGCCACGTTGATCCGCGCGATTATGGGCATCATTTACTCGGGCAACACGATTGGcgttgtgcgcgaggcgatgagtttgcgcacggcctaTGGGATCATGCGCGACCTGCTCCAGCAACTTGAAGAGGCCGATGGGCTTGTCGAAGAGGCCAACATCTTGGGccacggcgccgcacggaCCATGGACCAGGACCTGCGCTCGGGCATTTACTTGGGCAATGCGCTCTGCTCCTTGATCTTGTCCCTGCTGCCCAAACGGCTCACCTCGGTCATGGGCACGCTTGGCTATGCGGGCGATCGCCGCAAAGCGCTAGAGCTCTTtgagcgcgccggcggctGGTCCAAGTCCAAGAACCTTCCTGCCATCTCGGCAGAGCAGGAAggcgtgcgccgcccactGTGCGACATGGCAATCTTGCTTTACCATCTTGTCATTGCGGACCATGTCCCGATGACGGATGTGGACTTGCCGTTTGCCGACAAGGTCCTCTCCTGGAACCTCAAGCGCTTCCCCAACGGCATCTTTTTCCTCTACTTCTCCGCGCGCCTGTACATGTCGCAGGCACTCCCAGAAAAGGCCATTGACTGCTACCGCAACGCGATTgagacgcagcgcgagttTAAACAGCTGCACCACCTTTGTTTCTGGAGCCTCTCGCTTACCTACTTGAGCATCAGCGACTATGACCGCGCGTACGAATGCTACGATGTCCTCTCGCGCGAGTCGAACTGGTCCAAGGCCGTGTACCAGTACGCCAAGGCTGCCATTCTCTACGAGACCAGCGAGGACAATCGTGCACAGGGCAGCGTCATTATGGCCACCGTGCCCAGGCTCGTCAAAAAGGTGGCTGGGCGCAACATTCCCCACGAGCAGTTTGTccaggccaaggcgctcaagTTTGGACGCCTCGGCCACTGCGGCTTGCCCGTCATGGAGTTTGCCTACATTTGGCACTGCTTTGAGCAGACCCCCGTCTTCCTCCTCATGAGCAACCAGCTGAGCCGCATCGACGAGGTTAttgacgagctcgaggccATCGAGTCCCCTTGCTCTTTTGGCACCGGCGAGGCGGACTTTTACTCGCTCTACTGCCTCGCTTtcttcttgcgcggcgttgcATTGCGCTACGTGGCCTATCCCGAACTGCACACCATGGTGCGTCTTCCTGTCGGCGACCACATCAATGTCGCCGAGGCCGTCGAAGACGCCATCCACTctttccagcgcgtctttGAGCACGCAAACCGCCTCGACAGTGTGGATCGCTACTTGGTCTACTTTGCCCACTACGAGCTGGGATGCCTCTATGCAGCGCAgggcgacgaggcgcaggcacgccgcgagctcgagctTGTCCTCTCGCGCAAACCACTCACCACGCAAGACGCAgggccgctgcgcaccggcAAAGCCAACTACCTCTTGTCAGGCATCTGCCAGCTGCGCTGCCACGCTGCCTTGGAAACCATTCGGATCCGGCGCGACCGCCAGCTCACTCGGAGCGTGACGCGGTCCCGCACAGTCCGTTCGCAGcccaatgcgcggcgccagagCCTGAGCAAGCACGCTTCGATCTCGTCCAGTGCCGGCCCCGACCACACCCATATCCCGTCTGATATTGGCCAccgcgcacgccaaagCAGATTAGTAGTGTAG